The following are encoded in a window of Desulfuromonas sp. genomic DNA:
- the moaA gene encoding GTP 3',8-cyclase MoaA, with product MGFHPNGPETSLQDRFGRTIEYLRLSVTDRCNLRCLYCMPDEGVDSIGHNRVMSYEEMGRVAAAAVRLGVRKIRVTGGEPLVRRGLVNFIRTLADLPGSPEVVLTTNGLLLAEHAGALKAAGLSRVNVSLDTLHEERFKRITRRDGLIQVLAGLEAAKDVGLTPIKVNMVPIRGFNEDEIADFARLTLNRRCDVRFIEFMPVRDDLGFNADQRISEDEILDQLEKVGELLSVENSNGALDGPARMYRYPDGQGQIGIITAVSRHFCGSCNRLRLTADGRLRPCLMSDDEIDLLAGLRSDAFSAARIEELLLEAANAKPAGHHLEAGEKPLRCRTMKDIGG from the coding sequence ATGGGGTTTCATCCCAACGGACCGGAGACCTCTTTGCAAGATCGTTTTGGTCGGACAATCGAATATCTGCGTCTTTCGGTCACTGACCGGTGTAACCTGCGCTGTCTCTACTGTATGCCCGATGAAGGGGTTGACTCGATCGGCCACAACCGGGTGATGAGCTATGAGGAGATGGGGCGGGTTGCCGCCGCTGCGGTCCGTCTCGGTGTACGTAAAATCAGGGTGACCGGTGGTGAGCCTCTGGTTCGGCGCGGCCTGGTCAATTTTATCCGTACCCTGGCCGATTTGCCCGGCTCGCCGGAGGTCGTTCTGACGACCAACGGTCTGCTTCTGGCCGAACACGCCGGGGCCCTTAAGGCGGCCGGCCTGTCGCGAGTCAATGTCAGTCTCGACACCCTGCATGAAGAGCGTTTTAAGCGAATCACGCGACGTGACGGCCTGATTCAGGTTCTCGCCGGACTTGAAGCGGCCAAAGATGTTGGCTTGACACCGATCAAAGTCAATATGGTACCGATTCGCGGCTTCAATGAGGATGAAATTGCCGATTTTGCCCGCCTGACTCTCAACCGACGCTGCGATGTCCGCTTTATCGAGTTCATGCCGGTCCGTGATGATCTCGGGTTCAATGCCGACCAGCGGATTTCAGAGGATGAAATTCTCGATCAGCTTGAAAAAGTCGGCGAGTTGTTGTCGGTTGAGAATAGTAATGGAGCGTTGGATGGTCCGGCCCGGATGTACCGCTATCCGGACGGCCAGGGACAGATCGGTATTATAACCGCTGTTTCCCGTCATTTTTGCGGATCATGCAACCGCTTGCGGTTAACGGCTGATGGTCGTTTGCGCCCCTGTTTGATGTCGGATGACGAAATTGATCTCCTCGCCGGCCTGCGCAGTGACGCATTCAGTGCCGCCCGTATTGAAGAGCTTCTGCTCGAAGCCGCCAATGCCAAGCCGGCCGGACATCATCTCGAAGCGGGCGAGAAGCCATTGCGCTGCCGGACGATGAAGGATATTGGAGGGTAG